One Candidatus Zixiibacteriota bacterium genomic window, AAGAGCAAACTAATTGTCGCCGACCTGCACGAGATACCGTTTACCCTCCTTGCCAAAGAATGCAAGGTCACTTTTATGGAGCATAAGCGGGCGGTCGTCCATATTGCCCACGAATCCGCCAAAATAATGGCTCACTTCTTCGGCAACAATCTGCCGATTGACTTTGATGCTGTCGTCTCCGGCGCCATCCTGGCCGATGTCGGCAAATTGCTGGAGTATGACAAAGTCAACGGCAAAGCGGTCACCAGCGATATGGGAAGATTCGTGCGGCATCCTTTTTCC contains:
- a CDS encoding HDIG domain-containing metalloprotein, with translation MLDQVKELWPELNWIKDEKLRAQTADTWALALSKSKLIVADLHEIPFTLLAKECKVTFMEHKRAVVHIAHESAKIMAHFFGNNLPIDFDAVVSGAILADVGKLLEYDKVNGKAVTSDMGRFVRHPFSGVGLAMQCGVPDKVLHIIAAHAAEGDHVKRTTEALIVHHADFMSFLPFMNK